The proteins below are encoded in one region of Hydrogenobacter sp.:
- a CDS encoding SAM-dependent methyltransferase, whose protein sequence is FLAQHGIEFEVVPGISSAIAVPAYAGIPLTFRGISSSFAVITGHEDPKKGSSSIDWESLKGINTLVFLMAVSNRQEIAKRLISVGREPKEPVAFIERGTTKEQKVVITSLKELSENPPEVRPPAVMVVGEVVKTRNLLFEKHLEEAKT, encoded by the coding sequence CTTTTTGGCACAGCATGGCATAGAGTTTGAAGTGGTTCCGGGTATAAGCTCCGCCATAGCGGTGCCAGCCTATGCAGGCATTCCTTTGACCTTTAGAGGCATATCTTCTTCCTTTGCCGTCATAACTGGGCATGAGGACCCAAAGAAAGGAAGTTCAAGCATAGACTGGGAGAGCCTGAAGGGGATAAACACCCTTGTCTTTCTTATGGCGGTTTCAAACAGGCAGGAGATAGCAAAGAGGTTAATAAGCGTGGGGAGAGAGCCGAAAGAACCCGTAGCCTTTATAGAGAGGGGAACAACGAAGGAGCAGAAGGTAGTTATTACAAGCCTTAAGGAGCTTTCTGAGAACCCACCTGAGGTGAGACCCCCTGCTGTTATGGTGGTGGGTGAGGTGGTGAAGACAAGAAACTTGCTTTTTGAAAAACATTTAGAGGAGGCAAAGACATGA